The Thermodesulfovibrio sp. 3462-1 genome contains the following window.
AATTAAAAGAAAAATTGCAGCTACTATCGCCTGCCACAGCTCCTTAAGGGCAAATGACAGAATTAACTGCTTTGAAATAAAAGCTTTATTGCAAGAGCTTAAAAAAACTTCTGATCCTGACCACTGTCCTCACGGAAGACCAATAAAAAAGTTTTTTTCAATTAATGAAATAAAAAAGTGGTTTTCAAGATAGGCTGTCAAAAACAAAATCTAAATGTCAAAAATTTGGCAATATTTAAATTTGTTTTTTTTCTAATGGTAATCTTAGACAATTTCCAGAATCTGGCATAAATTATGCTGAATGTTTTAAATTTAGAAAAGAACTCGAGGAGGTCAAGCTATGCCAAAAGAAACAGCCAAATTACAAAACAATGAAAATGAAGCAAAACAACAACCGGAAAAACCGAAGAAAAAAAGTAAATTTCTATTTTTGATTATTGCTATAGTATTGGTAGGTGGTGCAGCAGGAGCTTATTTTTTTCTCCTGGACAAAGGTAAAGGCACTGAGCATACTAAAAGCTCTACAGCAGAATCTCAGGGTGTAAATTTTGCTCTTGAACCATTTGTGGTAAACCTGATGGATCAGGGTGGAACAAAGTATCTTAAGGTCACTGTTCAACTTGAGCTTTCTCAGGCTAAACTTGCTGAAGAGGCAAAAAACAAAACACCCCAGATAAGGGATGCTATAATAACTCTTCTTACAAATAAAACATCTGATGAATTAATTACTCCTGAGGGTAAGCTACTTCTTAAGGACGAGATAAAGCAGAGAGTGAATCAGATTCTTGGCGAAAACACAGTTAAAAATGTTTATCTTACAGATTTTGTAATGCAGTAGCCATGCCAAACGACGAAATTTTATCTCAAGAAGAAATTGATGCTTTACTGAAAGGTATTTCAGGAGGAGAAGTAGAAACAGAGACAGCAGAAGTTCCTTCTGGAATAAGACCCTATGATTTTACATCTCAAGAAAAAATTGTTCGCGGTAGAATGCCTTCCCTTGATATCATCAATGAGCGTCTTGCAAGAAATTTCAGAATAGCTCTTTCTTCAGACATAAGAAAAATTGTAGAGATTGTCAATGTGAATGTTAACATAACAAAATTTTATGACTTTTTGCGTTCTGTTCCTTTCCCTTCGAGCTTAAATATCATAAAGCTTGAGCCTTTGAGAGGATTTAGTCTTGTTGTTTTTGATGCGCCAATGATTTTCTCTCTTATAGAGTTTTATTTCGGAGGTTCTGGTAAAGGATACTATAAACCTGAAGGAAGAGAGTTTACTCCAATTGAGCAGAGAATTATTCATAAAGTTGTAATGATGTTTCTTGAATCTATGGAAGAAGCATGGAAACCTGTGTTTCCTGTAAAACCTCAATACATCCGCAGTGAGATGAATCCTCAGTTCGTCACAATTGTTACACCTGTAGATGTAGTTATAGAAACAGAGTTTACGCTTGAGATTGAAACCAGAGAATGTAAAGTTATGGTTTGCATACCTTACTCTTCTGTAGAGCCAATCAAGGAAAAACTTTACAGTGCTTTTCTTGCTGACAGAGACGAAATAGATATGAAATGGATAGGAAGACTTAAGGCACAAATAAAACAGTGTCCTGTTAATGTAGAAGCAGTTTTAGGTAAGGTAACAATAGATTTTAAAACTTTATTGG
Protein-coding sequences here:
- a CDS encoding flagellar basal body-associated protein FliL, translating into MPKETAKLQNNENEAKQQPEKPKKKSKFLFLIIAIVLVGGAAGAYFFLLDKGKGTEHTKSSTAESQGVNFALEPFVVNLMDQGGTKYLKVTVQLELSQAKLAEEAKNKTPQIRDAIITLLTNKTSDELITPEGKLLLKDEIKQRVNQILGENTVKNVYLTDFVMQ
- the fliM gene encoding flagellar motor switch protein FliM; translation: MPNDEILSQEEIDALLKGISGGEVETETAEVPSGIRPYDFTSQEKIVRGRMPSLDIINERLARNFRIALSSDIRKIVEIVNVNVNITKFYDFLRSVPFPSSLNIIKLEPLRGFSLVVFDAPMIFSLIEFYFGGSGKGYYKPEGREFTPIEQRIIHKVVMMFLESMEEAWKPVFPVKPQYIRSEMNPQFVTIVTPVDVVIETEFTLEIETRECKVMVCIPYSSVEPIKEKLYSAFLADRDEIDMKWIGRLKAQIKQCPVNVEAVLGKVTIDFKTLLELKVGDIVNLQKRIDEDMDLLVEGVPKFKGKLGTFKGNYAIKISGEA